A region from the Deinococcus radiotolerans genome encodes:
- a CDS encoding ABC transporter ATP-binding protein, with protein sequence MIEVHGYTKRYGRHEAVSNLSFTVQPGAVFGLLGSNGAGKTTTIRALVGLTRPTSGTVRVAGFDVWKDPVRAKAAFGYIPDRPYLYGKLTARELLRFVGQLYEVPGADAEIDRWLEFFRLTDFGNELIETYSHGMRQKVAIIAALLPDPPVLIVDEPMVGLDPHAARQVRDLFRSHADRGRTVLLTTHSLPVAEAVCDRLVVLDRGKVLGEGSMDDLRARTGTEAGGVHGDSLERIFFRLLEDELDEQRRAREETGAPGVGA encoded by the coding sequence ATGATCGAGGTGCACGGGTACACCAAACGCTACGGGCGGCACGAGGCCGTCAGCAACCTGTCGTTCACGGTGCAGCCCGGCGCAGTCTTCGGCCTGCTGGGCAGCAACGGCGCCGGCAAGACCACCACCATCCGCGCGCTGGTCGGCCTGACCCGCCCCACCAGCGGCACCGTGCGCGTCGCGGGCTTCGACGTCTGGAAGGACCCCGTGCGGGCCAAGGCGGCCTTCGGGTACATCCCCGACCGCCCGTACCTGTACGGCAAGCTGACCGCGCGGGAACTGCTGCGCTTCGTGGGCCAGCTGTACGAGGTGCCCGGCGCGGACGCCGAGATTGACCGCTGGCTGGAATTCTTCCGCCTGACCGACTTCGGCAACGAACTGATCGAGACGTACTCCCACGGCATGCGCCAGAAAGTCGCGATCATCGCGGCCCTGCTCCCCGACCCGCCCGTGCTGATCGTGGACGAACCCATGGTGGGCCTCGACCCGCACGCCGCACGGCAGGTGCGCGACCTGTTCCGCTCGCACGCCGACCGGGGCCGCACCGTGCTGCTCACCACGCACTCGCTGCCCGTCGCGGAGGCCGTGTGCGACCGGCTGGTCGTCCTCGACCGCGGCAAGGTGCTCGGCGAGGGCAGCATGGACGACCTGCGCGCCCGCACCGGCACCGAGGCGGGCGGCGTGCACGGCGACAGCCTCGAGCGCATCTTCTTCCGCCTGCTGGAAGACGAACTCGACGAGCAGCGCCGCGCCCGCGAAGAAACCGGGGCCCCCGGGGTGGGCGCTTGA
- a CDS encoding putative ABC transporter permease subunit, with product MTATPAPRPTRPAPPSLSALKLRALAHTIRRAPKWGYALVGALALLLLTGEVIGTWKALTFLGRFGDIGLNVFARVLEIGLITLASGVTFSATTAAISTLYLSDDLNFLLTQPIKTTRVFALKVTETFLNAALVPVFLTVPLLLTIATYFHAPLWAYPVMLLAALLVFAAPVGLGALLAVLLMRVAPVGRVREVSTGLGVIISAALVYAIRALRPEVLVQKLQDPTKIEALLRDFAGPSSPLLPPSWAAQGIWQAAHGHLATPLLPLLLLTAALLLGATLLAAKAYQDGWARALDSSTPRLDPRPRRAGTTERLLTRLGRGGALASKDLRVTLRDPTQWSQLLVVVALAGVYLVSVKAVPIPIPQFRGILGYIQLAFQGFIIAGIAVRLAFPAISTEARAYWLLRTAPIQPRQIVLSKFLGVLPVTLTVGLVMGLASAAAMNLGPTLFLLSALVSISNALVITALGVGLGAAAPKFDADNPAEIGVSPGGLAFMGLSLAYSVLCLLLLARPAAGSVLRPDLFPGYSALTTLEGILGLMGLLVTTVLGTWLSLRSGWQRLDCLE from the coding sequence TTGACCGCCACGCCCGCCCCCCGCCCCACCCGGCCCGCCCCGCCCAGCCTCAGCGCCCTGAAGCTCCGCGCGCTGGCGCACACCATCCGCAGGGCGCCCAAGTGGGGCTACGCGCTCGTTGGCGCGCTGGCCCTGCTGCTCCTGACCGGCGAGGTGATCGGCACCTGGAAGGCCCTCACGTTCCTGGGCCGCTTCGGGGACATCGGCCTGAACGTCTTCGCGCGCGTCCTGGAAATCGGCCTGATCACCCTCGCCAGCGGCGTCACCTTCAGCGCCACCACCGCCGCCATCAGCACCCTGTACCTCAGCGACGACCTGAACTTCCTCCTTACCCAGCCCATCAAAACCACCCGCGTGTTCGCCCTGAAGGTCACCGAGACGTTCCTGAACGCCGCGCTCGTCCCTGTGTTCCTGACCGTGCCGCTGCTCCTGACCATCGCCACGTACTTCCACGCGCCCCTCTGGGCGTACCCGGTCATGCTGCTTGCCGCGCTGCTCGTGTTCGCCGCGCCCGTCGGTTTGGGCGCCCTCCTGGCCGTGCTGCTCATGCGCGTCGCCCCGGTCGGCCGCGTCCGCGAGGTCAGCACTGGCCTGGGGGTGATCATCAGTGCCGCGCTCGTCTACGCCATCCGCGCCCTTCGACCCGAAGTGCTCGTGCAGAAACTCCAAGACCCCACCAAAATCGAAGCGCTCCTGCGCGACTTCGCCGGACCCAGCAGCCCCCTCCTCCCGCCCTCCTGGGCCGCGCAGGGCATCTGGCAGGCCGCGCACGGCCACCTCGCCACGCCCCTGCTGCCCCTGCTGCTGCTCACCGCCGCGCTCCTGCTGGGCGCGACCCTGCTGGCCGCCAAGGCCTACCAGGACGGCTGGGCCCGCGCGCTGGACTCCAGCACCCCCAGACTCGACCCACGCCCCCGCCGCGCAGGCACCACCGAACGCCTCCTCACGCGCCTCGGCCGCGGCGGCGCGCTCGCCAGCAAGGACCTGCGCGTCACCCTCCGCGACCCCACCCAATGGAGTCAACTGCTCGTCGTCGTCGCCCTCGCCGGCGTGTACCTCGTCAGCGTCAAAGCCGTCCCCATCCCCATCCCGCAGTTCCGCGGCATCCTCGGCTACATCCAACTTGCCTTCCAGGGCTTCATCATCGCCGGCATCGCCGTCCGCCTCGCCTTCCCAGCCATCAGCACCGAAGCGCGCGCCTACTGGCTGCTGCGCACCGCGCCCATCCAGCCCCGCCAGATCGTTCTCAGCAAATTCCTGGGCGTCCTCCCGGTCACACTCACCGTCGGCCTCGTTATGGGCCTCGCCAGCGCCGCCGCCATGAACCTCGGCCCCACCCTGTTCCTCCTCAGCGCCCTGGTCAGCATCAGCAACGCCCTCGTCATCACCGCCCTCGGCGTGGGCCTCGGCGCCGCCGCCCCCAAATTCGACGCGGACAACCCCGCCGAGATCGGCGTCAGCCCCGGCGGCCTCGCCTTCATGGGCCTCAGCCTCGCCTACAGCGTCCTGTGCCTCCTGCTCCTCGCCCGCCCCGCCGCCGGCAGCGTCCTGCGCCCCGACCTGTTCCCCGGCTACAGCGCCCTCACCACACTGGAAGGCATCCTCGGCCTCATGGGGCTGCTCGTCACCACCGTCCTCGGCACCTGGCTTAGCCTCCGCAGCGGCTGGCAGAGGCTAGATTGCTTGGAATGA